A genomic window from Bacteroidota bacterium includes:
- a CDS encoding FAD-dependent oxidoreductase — protein sequence MEPTKIKDPEYFHKVVDCQYACPSHTPVPEYIRLIAERKYTEAYMVNWESNVFPGILGRTCDRPCEPACRRGRVEEEPVAICRLKRVAADHKDDVKKFMPQGPFKSNGRKVALVGAGPASLTVARDLAPLGYEIHLYDEQKGGGGFMRSQIPSFRLPESVLDEEVNYILDLGIKQHFNHFVKSLKELLHSEQKYDAVFVGSGAPKGRDLDVPGRKEAAANIHIGINWLANVAFEHTNKIGKNVIVLGGGNTAMDCCRTSRRVGGENVKVVVRSPFAEMKASPWEKEDAMHEDIPIIDNHVPKSVVHENGKLKGMMFEKVKAVWENNKRKLVPTGEPEVFIEADDVLVAIGQENSFPWIERDLGIDFDKWGMPVVNATTYQSTHKKVYFGGDAAFGPKNVITAVAHGHQAAISMHLSCEGLDVNDRPAPGVTLYSTKMGIHEWSYDNDVTADLRYIVPQADKKVTLRDRKKEVELGFDLPTAFKEAERCLNCDVQTVFTENKCIECDACVDICPTSCITFTKNGDESDLRSRLKAPANEMSQDLYVSDILPTKRIMVKDENVCLHCGLCAERCPTSAWDMQKFFYNVTKADHACQTVK from the coding sequence GTGGAGCCAACAAAAATCAAAGATCCGGAGTACTTCCATAAAGTCGTGGACTGCCAGTACGCATGTCCTTCGCATACTCCTGTTCCGGAATATATCCGGTTGATCGCGGAAAGAAAATATACGGAAGCGTACATGGTGAATTGGGAATCAAATGTATTTCCGGGAATTCTCGGGCGCACATGCGATCGCCCATGTGAACCCGCGTGCCGCCGCGGACGCGTGGAAGAAGAACCCGTCGCAATTTGCAGATTGAAACGCGTTGCTGCAGATCACAAAGACGATGTAAAAAAATTTATGCCGCAGGGTCCGTTCAAATCCAACGGAAGAAAGGTCGCACTCGTAGGCGCAGGGCCCGCATCACTCACCGTTGCGCGCGACCTTGCTCCTCTCGGATATGAAATTCATTTGTATGACGAACAAAAAGGCGGCGGCGGATTCATGCGCAGCCAGATCCCTTCATTCCGTTTGCCCGAATCTGTTTTGGATGAAGAAGTAAATTATATTCTTGATCTCGGCATCAAACAACATTTCAATCATTTTGTGAAATCGCTGAAAGAATTATTGCATTCAGAACAGAAGTATGATGCGGTATTCGTCGGATCGGGCGCACCGAAAGGACGTGATCTCGATGTTCCCGGAAGAAAAGAAGCGGCTGCAAATATTCACATCGGTATCAACTGGCTTGCGAATGTCGCTTTCGAACACACGAATAAGATCGGGAAAAATGTGATCGTGCTTGGCGGAGGAAATACTGCGATGGATTGTTGCCGCACTTCACGCCGCGTGGGCGGAGAAAATGTGAAAGTGGTGGTGCGTTCTCCTTTCGCCGAGATGAAAGCATCTCCGTGGGAAAAGGAAGATGCGATGCACGAAGATATTCCGATCATTGATAATCATGTTCCGAAATCTGTGGTGCACGAGAATGGGAAACTGAAAGGAATGATGTTCGAAAAAGTAAAAGCGGTTTGGGAAAATAATAAACGCAAACTTGTTCCGACCGGCGAACCGGAAGTTTTCATTGAAGCAGATGATGTGCTCGTTGCGATCGGGCAGGAAAATTCTTTTCCGTGGATAGAACGCGATCTCGGAATTGATTTTGATAAATGGGGAATGCCCGTTGTGAATGCGACAACATATCAATCGACGCATAAAAAAGTTTACTTCGGAGGTGATGCTGCTTTCGGCCCTAAAAATGTGATCACTGCTGTTGCACACGGACACCAGGCCGCAATTTCCATGCATCTCTCCTGCGAAGGATTGGATGTGAATGATCGCCCTGCTCCCGGCGTTACATTGTATTCCACGAAAATGGGAATTCACGAATGGAGTTATGATAATGATGTGACTGCAGATCTGCGTTACATCGTTCCGCAAGCCGACAAAAAAGTAACGCTGCGAGATCGCAAAAAAGAAGTGGAACTCGGTTTTGATCTTCCTACTGCATTCAAAGAAGCGGAGCGTTGCCTGAACTGCGATGTGCAAACTGTGTTCACCGAAAATAAATGTATCGAGTGCGACGCGTGCGTCGATATTTGTCCGACGTCGTGCATCACGTTCACAAAAAACGGCGATGAAAGTGATCTGCGCTCGCGGTTGAAAGCGCCGGCAAATGAAATGTCACAGGATCTTTATGTTTCTGATATTCTTCCTACGAAAAGGATAATGGTGAAAGATGAAAATGTTTGTCTCCACTGCGGCTTGTGCGCCGAACGTTGCCCGACCTCAGCATGGGATATGCAGAAATTTTTCTATAACGTAACTAAAGCAGATCACGCATGTCAGACGGTAAAGTGA
- a CDS encoding bifunctional nuclease family protein translates to MKKLLLPSIIIATIFTGSMLLNNVNAQHHADVKTLWSIDSASTKKDPDPPMDAVKQNDTIEVNVGNVESYGYGGYIVRLEPKYEMTDVYLPVVIGECETNGIQMYKSGTLSSRPMTYDMFTNLLAASDMKINKVIVTKLESSTYYAVIMLSEGGKKIEVDSRPSDAINMGLRAGAKIYVMRKVLEEAGEKN, encoded by the coding sequence ATGAAAAAACTCCTCCTCCCCTCCATCATCATCGCGACAATTTTCACCGGCTCCATGCTGCTGAATAATGTGAATGCGCAACATCATGCTGATGTAAAAACTTTATGGTCCATTGATTCTGCATCCACGAAAAAAGATCCGGATCCTCCCATGGATGCAGTTAAGCAAAACGACACGATAGAAGTGAATGTTGGTAATGTGGAATCATACGGTTACGGCGGCTACATTGTGCGGCTTGAACCGAAATATGAAATGACCGACGTTTATCTTCCGGTGGTGATAGGCGAATGCGAAACGAATGGAATTCAAATGTATAAAAGCGGAACGCTTTCTTCGCGGCCCATGACGTATGACATGTTCACGAACCTGCTTGCTGCGAGCGATATGAAAATAAATAAAGTGATCGTTACCAAACTCGAATCAAGTACGTACTACGCCGTGATCATGCTCAGCGAAGGCGGAAAAAAAATTGAAGTGGATTCGCGCCCGAGTGATGCGATCAATATGGGCCTGCGCGCGGGAGCGAAAATTTATGTGATGCGCAAAGTGCTTGAAGAAGCGGGAGAAAAAAATTGA
- a CDS encoding 2-oxoacid:acceptor oxidoreductase subunit alpha has translation MSDGKVKAKINDLVIRFANVNGTGSASANFLFTKAIFRMGVPVSPKNIFPSNIQGAPTWYEVRVSEKGYLGRRDGIDFMVAMNPQSMKQDVAAVKTGGYIIYDSTKILHDEFIRDDVNYLGIPIMEMCNKEFSDPRQRQLFKNVVYVGALSALLGIEFDAIEKLVSEQFAGKEKLIAPNVKALRLGSDYAKENFKFKLNIRIERRDLVGDSIMIEGNAACGLGAVYAGATVAAWYPITPSTSVVEAFHSYCDEYRVDKETGKKNFAIVQAEDELSAIGMVIGANWNGARSFTATSGPGVSLMSEFLGLAYYAEVPTVLIDVQRTGPSTGLPTRSQQSDIISAAYASHGDTKHVLLFPSTPTECFNMTVDAFDLAEELQTPVIVMSDLDLGMNEHMTAPLTWDDKRKYKRGKVLTAEQLDKIERYGRFLDVDKDGITYRTLPGTHPTKGAFLTRGTSSDEYAGYTEEPEPYVRNMDRLIRKFNTAKNRVPGPEFLQKKNNSDYAVIFFGTSTPPVLEALDMLKEKGIVLDAMRILSFPFNKAIEDFISSHEKVMLVEQNRDAQMRSLLMIEAGIEPGKILSVLSYDGTPVTADNIFKQINAHLAAKVKTKKTN, from the coding sequence ATGTCAGACGGTAAAGTGAAAGCGAAAATAAATGACCTCGTCATCAGGTTTGCGAATGTGAATGGCACAGGTTCGGCAAGTGCGAATTTTCTGTTCACGAAAGCCATCTTCCGGATGGGAGTTCCTGTTTCACCGAAAAATATTTTTCCTTCGAACATACAGGGCGCGCCTACGTGGTATGAAGTGCGCGTGAGTGAAAAAGGGTATCTCGGAAGAAGAGACGGAATTGATTTCATGGTGGCGATGAATCCGCAATCGATGAAACAGGATGTGGCGGCGGTAAAAACCGGCGGATATATTATTTACGATTCAACAAAAATTCTGCACGATGAATTCATTCGTGATGATGTGAATTATCTCGGCATTCCTATAATGGAAATGTGCAATAAAGAATTCAGTGATCCTCGCCAGCGGCAACTTTTCAAGAACGTAGTTTATGTCGGCGCATTATCTGCTCTGCTCGGAATAGAATTCGACGCGATCGAAAAATTGGTCAGCGAACAATTCGCCGGGAAAGAAAAACTCATTGCGCCGAATGTGAAAGCGCTTCGCCTCGGATCGGATTATGCAAAAGAGAATTTCAAATTCAAATTGAATATCCGTATTGAGCGACGCGATCTTGTCGGTGATTCCATTATGATAGAAGGAAACGCAGCGTGCGGACTCGGCGCTGTTTATGCAGGAGCAACTGTTGCTGCGTGGTACCCGATTACTCCTTCTACTTCTGTTGTCGAAGCTTTTCATTCTTATTGCGATGAATACCGCGTGGATAAAGAAACCGGTAAGAAAAATTTCGCGATCGTGCAGGCGGAAGATGAACTTTCCGCAATAGGAATGGTGATCGGAGCAAACTGGAATGGTGCGCGTTCGTTCACTGCTACTTCCGGTCCCGGTGTTTCACTCATGAGTGAATTTCTCGGTCTTGCTTATTATGCAGAAGTTCCGACAGTGCTCATCGATGTTCAGCGCACCGGCCCGTCAACAGGATTGCCAACACGTTCACAACAATCCGATATTATTTCCGCAGCGTACGCTTCGCACGGCGACACGAAACATGTTCTTCTTTTTCCTTCCACGCCAACGGAATGTTTCAACATGACTGTTGATGCGTTCGATCTCGCCGAAGAATTACAAACACCGGTGATCGTAATGTCTGATCTCGATCTCGGCATGAACGAACACATGACGGCGCCACTCACCTGGGACGACAAAAGAAAATACAAACGCGGAAAAGTTCTCACTGCAGAACAGCTTGATAAAATTGAACGCTACGGAAGATTTCTTGACGTAGATAAAGACGGAATAACTTATCGCACATTGCCCGGAACACATCCGACAAAAGGCGCATTCCTCACGAGAGGAACTTCGAGCGATGAGTACGCGGGATATACTGAAGAGCCGGAACCTTACGTACGGAATATGGATCGCCTCATCCGGAAATTCAACACGGCGAAAAACAGGGTGCCGGGGCCAGAATTCCTGCAGAAGAAAAATAATTCTGATTACGCTGTAATTTTCTTCGGCACATCAACTCCTCCTGTTTTAGAAGCGCTCGACATGCTGAAGGAAAAAGGAATTGTACTTGATGCGATGCGTATTCTTTCATTCCCATTCAACAAAGCAATCGAAGATTTTATTTCATCGCACGAAAAAGTAATGCTCGTAGAACAGAATCGCGATGCGCAGATGCGTTCGCTGCTTATGATAGAAGCAGGAATTGAACCGGGCAAAATACTTTCTGTTCTGAGTTACGATGGAACGCCGGTGACTGCAGATAATATTTTCAAACAGATCAATGCGCATCTCGCTGCGAAAGTGAAAACAAAAAAAACGAACTGA